In one window of Candidatus Neomarinimicrobiota bacterium DNA:
- a CDS encoding DUF302 domain-containing protein → MHLTRNWNAYYVSVFLLVFWQAAAAQDQTAARSMKLPESQVIRASAYDFNDTVEILAAAIEEENLMLIKEIDAQKMLKMVDKKVGGMKQLLFFHPRYMKRIIETNPLGSIEPPLKLAIMERPDKKVIIKYIKPTHLFSQYQGLESIGEELEEVVHKISLAVQQ, encoded by the coding sequence ATGCATCTAACTAGAAACTGGAATGCTTATTATGTCAGTGTTTTCCTTCTGGTATTCTGGCAAGCTGCCGCCGCACAAGATCAGACGGCAGCCAGATCCATGAAATTACCGGAATCTCAAGTGATACGGGCTTCAGCGTATGATTTCAACGACACGGTTGAGATATTAGCAGCAGCTATAGAGGAAGAAAACCTGATGCTAATCAAGGAAATAGATGCGCAGAAAATGTTGAAAATGGTGGATAAGAAGGTTGGAGGAATGAAACAATTGCTGTTTTTCCATCCGAGATATATGAAACGGATCATCGAGACCAATCCGTTGGGATCAATCGAACCTCCCCTCAAACTAGCGATCATGGAAAGACCCGATAAGAAAGTGATCATAAAGTACATCAAACCAACCCATCTGTTCTCTCAATATCAAGGTTTAGAAAGCATTGGCGAAGAGCTGGAAGAGGTTGTCCACAAAATCAGTTTAGCAGTTCAACAATAG
- a CDS encoding electron transfer flavoprotein subunit beta/FixA family protein: MKLKIVVSMKVVPKPEEVRVNEKDMTLDRAQARNEINKPDKNAIEMALSFRERYGGEVILLSMGPPFFTEFLQLGIAMGADQAILLSDRTFAGADTLPTSLTLASGIKKIGEVDMVLCGEESADSATGQVPPGIAEWLDYSLLTYVTELELMKDGRLKGKRARRGGHEWLAVPFPTVVSVELGCNLVRFPDFERKKLVGEDGVMTVWNADDLGVEEHRLGLAGSPTRVNRLETAKIPARRKEKVDGSVEKIADKLYEVLKDYL, translated from the coding sequence ACCCTGGACCGGGCTCAAGCCCGAAACGAGATTAATAAGCCTGATAAGAACGCTATCGAGATGGCTCTCTCCTTCCGGGAAAGATATGGAGGGGAAGTGATCCTGCTCTCCATGGGGCCCCCTTTTTTCACAGAGTTCTTGCAGCTTGGAATAGCCATGGGCGCCGACCAGGCTATCCTATTATCGGATCGCACCTTTGCAGGGGCAGATACTCTTCCCACCTCTCTTACGCTTGCTAGCGGGATAAAGAAGATCGGGGAGGTTGATATGGTGCTTTGCGGCGAGGAGAGCGCCGACTCCGCCACGGGGCAAGTTCCTCCCGGGATTGCCGAATGGCTCGATTACTCACTGCTGACTTACGTGACAGAGCTTGAATTGATGAAGGATGGCCGCCTGAAGGGGAAGCGGGCTAGAAGGGGCGGGCACGAGTGGTTGGCTGTTCCTTTCCCAACCGTGGTATCAGTAGAGCTCGGATGCAACCTGGTACGGTTCCCCGATTTTGAACGCAAGAAGTTGGTTGGGGAAGATGGCGTGATGACCGTCTGGAATGCTGACGACCTGGGGGTAGAGGAACACCGACTCGGACTGGCCGGTTCCCCCACCCGTGTGAACCGCCTTGAGACAGCCAAGATTCCAGCCAGGCGAAAGGAGAAGGTTGACGGTTCCGTAGAAAAAATCGCGGACAAGCTCTATGAAGTTCTGAAGGATTACCTGTAA